A genomic stretch from Lottiidibacillus patelloidae includes:
- a CDS encoding M36 family metallopeptidase — MNRKGTGKFLKVLSTAFLTSQLLFVGSGSAFTNLPSSDISSVESGVMLPPHEDGHDHSETRIFDVRESMQVFKPTEDQINAVSKLGSKVHIKWNEKFGTPSMIVKNEGYLTAATSGDAVTIARNWLEENAAIYGLTAADIANFKVIRDFELPGTGLHPVTFQQTFNGIESVYGGRIIVAVNRDGKILSVTGNPSRSAKLIGEYKLTAADALMKAVALHKPIVNFMPEALEDENGWDVFSGLEVFPTVQRVKKAAFITNDGVRPAFRVLYVEELDKGFEIVIDAETGKKLYQRSLVDHLTGAAEGLIFENFPGSKDGGGYQTVKSFAGDPIASPLGWIFSNTGATSVTTLGNNADTFANWSNFLAPEAPGVVRPYAVNGKFKYTFKDAWATTNNANPEGTVATSYSEDVYSATTNLFYHHNLFHDYLYNLGWTEPAGNMQATNMGRGGLDGDPILGLVQAGALSGGAPTYTGRDNAYMLTLPDGTAAWSGMFLWEPIAGAFEGAYADGDFDAGIIYHEYSHALSNRYVAGGEALGSHQAGSMGEAWGDFFAMHYLMKEGLQKEPVVGAYVTNNNERGIRNYSLSESPYNFGDIGYDILGPQVHADGEIWSSILWHVRTALIDEYGKAEGEKVIEHLVMDAMPISTPDPSFDEMRTAIIAAEYDRYGGKYSNTIWKAFAQRGLGEGAISDGNDTDVTTTFKHPDATENGKLVGTFINKDTKEPLEGIRVIVGQFEARTSEVVKTDENGNFAFDIVDGTYDITVQAQGFGSHTFKNVIITKGKTTKLNKQLSPNLASMFNGATISPNSTDEQESNPLKNAIDDTEGSVYASSVQENGFMGTEFIVDLAGDEPVTISHIQVSAFKDIAKSRYATLKDFEVQVSEDGLNWQTVVDDTFTYGLPRPATPDLHYRGFDINPVTAKYLKLVAKSSQYNGKGYIQVGEIQAFSSKSNDVEQIEIAPLPDFESGPFTILGGNAANGIGQLAGVDATGGVTENEFITTQNPNPVSQGVDGYVITLPSNDGDRYNYGGYNVSVIGDNSTALDLDVYFYDKNFSLIGSIATSGANESGVIPGGTRYIFVALYTGANVTVNVKAISPY, encoded by the coding sequence ATGAACAGAAAAGGAACAGGTAAGTTTTTGAAAGTGCTATCAACAGCATTTTTAACAAGTCAGCTTTTATTTGTTGGAAGTGGATCAGCTTTTACTAATCTACCAAGCTCTGATATTTCTTCTGTAGAAAGCGGAGTTATGTTGCCACCTCATGAGGATGGGCACGACCATTCCGAAACACGAATCTTTGATGTGAGAGAAAGCATGCAAGTCTTTAAACCTACTGAGGATCAAATAAATGCTGTCAGTAAACTAGGATCTAAAGTTCATATTAAGTGGAATGAAAAATTCGGAACGCCTTCAATGATTGTGAAAAATGAAGGTTATTTAACTGCTGCTACTAGTGGTGATGCAGTGACAATTGCTCGAAATTGGCTAGAGGAAAATGCAGCAATTTACGGATTAACGGCAGCAGATATTGCAAACTTTAAAGTAATTAGAGACTTTGAATTACCTGGTACTGGATTGCACCCAGTGACATTCCAGCAAACATTTAACGGAATTGAATCGGTCTACGGAGGACGGATTATCGTAGCTGTAAATAGAGACGGGAAGATACTTTCAGTTACAGGAAACCCAAGTCGTTCCGCTAAGTTAATTGGTGAATATAAGCTAACGGCAGCTGATGCGTTAATGAAAGCAGTCGCTTTGCACAAACCAATAGTTAATTTCATGCCAGAAGCATTAGAAGACGAAAATGGATGGGACGTATTTTCAGGATTAGAGGTATTCCCAACTGTCCAGCGTGTGAAAAAAGCTGCTTTTATTACGAATGACGGTGTTCGTCCAGCATTCCGTGTTTTATATGTAGAAGAGCTGGATAAAGGGTTTGAAATTGTAATTGATGCAGAAACAGGAAAGAAACTGTATCAACGTTCATTAGTTGATCATTTAACAGGGGCTGCTGAAGGATTAATTTTTGAAAACTTCCCAGGTTCAAAAGATGGTGGTGGTTATCAAACAGTTAAGTCGTTTGCAGGTGATCCTATAGCCTCTCCTTTAGGTTGGATATTCTCAAATACAGGTGCGACAAGTGTTACGACACTAGGTAACAATGCTGATACATTCGCGAACTGGAGTAACTTTTTAGCTCCTGAAGCACCTGGTGTCGTTCGTCCTTATGCAGTAAATGGTAAGTTTAAATATACATTTAAAGATGCTTGGGCAACAACAAACAATGCTAATCCAGAAGGGACAGTAGCAACGTCCTATTCAGAAGACGTGTATAGTGCTACGACAAACCTTTTCTATCATCATAATCTTTTTCATGACTATTTATACAATCTAGGTTGGACAGAGCCTGCTGGTAACATGCAAGCAACCAACATGGGTCGTGGAGGTTTAGACGGAGATCCAATTTTAGGCCTTGTTCAAGCTGGAGCTTTATCTGGAGGGGCACCGACGTATACTGGTCGAGACAATGCGTACATGTTAACACTTCCAGATGGAACAGCAGCATGGAGTGGAATGTTTTTATGGGAGCCAATTGCAGGTGCTTTTGAAGGCGCATATGCAGATGGTGATTTTGATGCAGGGATTATTTATCATGAATACTCTCATGCACTTTCTAATCGTTACGTAGCAGGTGGAGAAGCATTAGGGAGTCATCAAGCTGGCTCAATGGGAGAAGCTTGGGGAGACTTCTTCGCAATGCATTACTTAATGAAAGAAGGATTACAAAAGGAACCAGTGGTAGGTGCTTATGTAACAAATAACAACGAAAGAGGAATTCGTAATTATTCGTTATCTGAATCACCGTATAACTTCGGTGATATTGGTTATGACATTCTTGGACCACAAGTACATGCTGATGGAGAGATTTGGTCTTCAATCTTATGGCATGTTAGAACAGCGCTAATCGATGAGTATGGGAAAGCAGAAGGTGAAAAAGTAATCGAACATCTTGTCATGGATGCAATGCCAATCTCGACTCCAGATCCATCTTTTGATGAAATGCGTACTGCAATTATTGCAGCAGAATACGATCGTTATGGTGGAAAGTATAGCAACACAATTTGGAAGGCATTTGCCCAACGAGGTTTAGGAGAAGGTGCAATCTCTGATGGAAATGATACAGATGTTACTACAACATTCAAGCATCCTGATGCAACAGAAAATGGAAAGCTTGTTGGTACATTTATTAATAAAGATACAAAAGAGCCTTTAGAAGGAATTAGAGTAATTGTCGGGCAGTTTGAAGCTCGTACTAGTGAAGTTGTAAAAACAGATGAAAACGGAAACTTTGCTTTTGATATAGTAGATGGCACGTATGATATCACTGTTCAAGCACAAGGATTTGGCTCTCATACATTTAAAAATGTGATAATTACTAAAGGGAAAACAACTAAACTTAACAAACAGCTATCACCTAACTTGGCATCAATGTTTAACGGAGCAACAATTTCTCCTAACAGTACAGATGAACAAGAAAGTAATCCATTAAAGAATGCAATAGACGATACAGAAGGAAGTGTTTACGCTTCTTCCGTACAAGAAAATGGATTTATGGGAACTGAGTTTATTGTCGACTTGGCAGGTGATGAGCCAGTAACCATTTCACACATTCAAGTAAGTGCATTTAAGGACATTGCTAAATCTCGTTATGCTACTTTAAAGGATTTCGAAGTTCAAGTATCTGAAGATGGCTTGAATTGGCAAACAGTTGTGGATGATACATTTACTTACGGTTTACCAAGACCAGCTACTCCAGATTTACATTATAGAGGATTTGATATTAATCCTGTTACAGCAAAATATTTAAAATTAGTTGCTAAAAGCTCACAATATAATGGAAAAGGATATATCCAGGTTGGAGAAATTCAAGCATTTTCATCAAAGAGTAATGATGTTGAACAAATTGAAATTGCACCGCTACCAGACTTCGAATCAGGACCATTCACAATTCTAGGTGGTAATGCTGCAAATGGAATTGGTCAATTAGCTGGTGTAGATGCTACTGGTGGAGTAACAGAAAATGAGTTTATAACTACTCAAAATCCTAACCCTGTTTCACAAGGTGTGGATGGTTATGTCATTACACTCCCATCAAATGATGGAGACCGTTATAATTACGGAGGTTATAATGTAAGTGTCATTGGAGATAACTCAACGGCACTAGATTTAGATGTATACTTCTACGATAAAAACTTTAGTCTCATTGGTTCCATCGCAACTTCGGGCGCGAATGAATCTGGAGTAATCCCTGGTGGAACACGCTATATTTTTGTAGCATTATACACAGGAGCTAATGTTACAGTAAACGTAAAAGCAATAAGTCCATACTAG